From Brevibacillus marinus, a single genomic window includes:
- a CDS encoding TetR/AcrR family transcriptional regulator, whose amino-acid sequence MKTAQRIWEAARKLAAQRPLEKLTYADIAREAGVHWTTVQRYFGSKQAMQARLAAELQEDAPDFADTRSKILAAANRVFARQGYAGATLDDVAEAAGMTKGAVYWHFASKNDLFLALCERSLAQLLAGLPEQFRRVLTASDPPQAMSQLLAAEFATCERGDGEKPLLFFEFIAHSRDPDVKEKLDAAFSALFAGTAQILADMQQNRLVNEQVDPRSLAVMLHALINGMVLMWLVAPQQVSLSSLAAEVAAILWTYMQPASET is encoded by the coding sequence ATGAAGACCGCACAGCGCATTTGGGAAGCCGCGCGGAAGTTGGCCGCCCAACGGCCGCTCGAGAAGCTAACCTATGCGGACATCGCCCGGGAAGCGGGTGTGCACTGGACCACCGTGCAGCGGTACTTCGGGTCCAAACAAGCGATGCAGGCGCGGCTGGCGGCCGAGCTGCAGGAAGATGCGCCAGATTTTGCTGACACGCGATCGAAAATACTCGCTGCAGCAAACCGCGTCTTTGCACGTCAGGGCTATGCCGGCGCCACGCTGGACGACGTAGCGGAAGCGGCCGGAATGACTAAGGGAGCGGTCTACTGGCATTTTGCCAGCAAAAACGACCTGTTCCTCGCTTTGTGCGAACGCAGCCTCGCCCAGCTGCTCGCGGGGTTACCGGAGCAGTTTCGCCGCGTGTTGACCGCTAGTGATCCGCCGCAGGCGATGAGTCAGCTGCTCGCAGCGGAGTTTGCCACTTGTGAACGGGGAGATGGTGAAAAGCCGCTGTTGTTTTTCGAGTTTATTGCCCACAGCCGCGATCCAGACGTAAAGGAAAAACTGGACGCTGCCTTCTCCGCGCTGTTTGCGGGAACCGCCCAGATTCTCGCTGACATGCAGCAAAACCGCCTGGTGAACGAACAGGTTGACCCGCGCTCACTCGCTGTTATGCTGCACGCCTTGATCAACGGCATGGTCTTGATGTGGCTGGTTGCGCCGCAGCAGGTCTCCCTCTCGTCTCTCGCAGCGGAAGTTGCTGCCATCCTATGGACGTACATGCAGCCAGCGTCAGAAACTTAA
- a CDS encoding LysR family transcriptional regulator, producing MELRQLQYFMEVAKREHVTEAALTLHVAQSAVSRQIANLEAELGVSLFIREGRNVRLTSVGKILLEHAEKAVGEIEKAKEKIAEYLDPERGMVRVGFASSLAANPLPTIISAFRARYPNIGFQLKQGAYKQLIEAVIKGEIDLAFLGPVPTQEKDVQSHIFFAENIVALLPAKHPLADQPAIRLSDLHRDTFVVFPPDFILRKIVMDACAQVGFAPHVAFEGEDIDAIKGLVAAGLGVTLLPEVTLTDNVPRDTVKVPISEPNVTRTVGIIIPKNRELPPSEKLFYDFLKEFFSVLNKFSQ from the coding sequence ATGGAATTGCGCCAGCTCCAATATTTCATGGAAGTCGCGAAGCGGGAGCATGTGACGGAAGCAGCGCTCACCCTGCATGTCGCACAATCGGCGGTCAGCCGACAAATTGCCAATCTGGAGGCGGAATTGGGGGTATCCTTGTTTATCCGCGAAGGACGCAACGTCCGCCTGACATCTGTGGGCAAAATCCTGCTGGAGCACGCCGAGAAGGCGGTGGGGGAAATCGAGAAGGCCAAGGAAAAAATCGCCGAGTATCTCGATCCCGAGCGCGGCATGGTGCGCGTCGGTTTTGCCAGCAGTCTCGCCGCCAATCCGCTGCCCACGATCATCTCCGCCTTTCGCGCGCGATATCCGAACATCGGCTTTCAGTTGAAGCAAGGCGCTTATAAGCAGCTGATCGAAGCGGTGATCAAGGGGGAAATCGACCTGGCCTTTTTGGGGCCGGTGCCCACACAGGAGAAGGATGTGCAGAGTCATATCTTTTTTGCGGAAAATATCGTCGCCCTGCTGCCGGCGAAGCATCCGCTGGCCGATCAGCCGGCGATTCGCTTAAGCGACCTGCACCGCGACACCTTTGTCGTGTTTCCGCCCGATTTCATCCTGCGCAAAATCGTCATGGACGCCTGCGCGCAAGTGGGATTTGCTCCCCATGTCGCGTTTGAAGGAGAAGACATCGACGCGATCAAGGGGCTGGTTGCGGCAGGGCTGGGCGTTACCCTGCTGCCGGAAGTGACGCTGACGGACAACGTGCCGCGCGACACGGTAAAAGTGCCGATCAGCGAACCGAACGTGACGCGCACCGTGGGGATCATCATCCCGAAAAACCGGGAACTGCCGCCGTCGGAAAAACTGTTCTACGATTTTCTCAAAGAGTTCTTCTCTGTGTTGAACAAGTTCAGTCAATAG
- the gltB gene encoding glutamate synthase large subunit, with translation MVRKGMPIKQGLYDPMFEHDACGIGFIANLKGKASHRMVQDGLSILRQMEHRGGQGSDPATGDGAGIMTQIPHDYFRNVCAELNIQLPAAGRYGVGMLFLPQDDALRAAYERKLEAIIAAEGQKLLGWRTVPTDDSQLGKTAAASRPFFRQVFIGASSDLQDQLAFERKLYVIRKQMEQAAKDGFYAASLSSRTIVYKGLLTPEQLGAFYLDLREPAYTSAFAVVHSRFSTNTFPTWERAHPNRYLIHNGEINTLQGNINWMLAREKMFQSSQFGEDLPKVLPVIDMAGSDSAILDNCVEFLTLAGRSLPHVAMMLIPEPWDRDEQMDETKKAFYEYHSCLMEPWDGPTAIVFTDGRQIGGILDRNGLRPARYYVTSDDTIVFASEVGVLDIPADKIVHKGRLSPGRMLLVDLEAGRIVSDEEVKQQIASEQPYRQWVAENLLSLAQLPDANRTSEELAGEELVRRQKAFGYTQEELNKILTPMVTERKDPIGSMGVDTPLAVLSDRPQLLYNYFKQSFAQVTNPPIDALREACVTSTVTMLGAEGNLLAADARSCRRIKLDAPLLTDQELARLAHNPYPEFRAKTLPILFAADGGDNALEEALEQLFTAADQAIAEGYSLLILSDRGMNEKLAAIPALLAVSGLHHHLVRSGTRTKTSLILESGEPRDVHQFAMLIGYGADAINPYLALATLKQLIAEGSIRDLSPAEAAAIYLRTAVEGVVKVMSKMGISTVQSYRGAQIFEALGIDQAVIDRYFSRTPSQIGGIKLDVIGQETLMRHSQAYAPEHQGEGLEPGSEFQFRRDGEYHLFNPKTVHALQKACRQGDYEQYKVYSEQVNEQHMTLLRHLLDFKPDRPPVPLSEVESVDSIVRRFKTGAMSYGSLSKEAHETLAIAMNRLGGKSNSGEGGEDPQRYIPDANGDSRRSAIKQVASGRFGVTSHYLVNANELQIKMAQGAKPGEGGQLPGNKVYPWIAEVRGSTPGVGLISPPPHHDIYSIEDLAQLIYDLKNANPRARISVKLVAKAGVGTIAAGVAKGLADVIVISGHDGGTGASPKSSIKHAGMPWELGLAETHQTLVLNQLRDRVVLETDGKLLTGRDVVIAALLGAEEFGFATAPLVSIGCVMARVCHQDTCPVGVATQNPELRKKFKGDPQHAVNFMRFVAREVREIMAQLGFRTIDEMIGQSQVLTMSEKAKAHWKAKYLDLSPLLYQPDVGDEVGRRFQRPQNHKLAETLDQTKLLPLCKPALEQQRRVEATLPIRNTNRAVGSILGSEVTRRHGEHGLAEDTIQLHFQGSAGQSFGAFVPRGITLRLEGDANDYVGKGLSGGKLIIYPSAGSRYAPEQNMIIGNVAFYGATAGEAYIHGKAGERFCVRNSGVTAVVEGVGDHGCEYMTGGRVVILGPVGKNFAAGMSGGTAYVLVEDKEHFARMCNQEMVLLEALAEQREIAEVKQLIEAHVRYTGSRHAQKLLAEWEQTVGKFVKVIPKDYKYIINTISELEQKGIERQEAIWLAFAENQKKHAAKQTKQKAADQLLATTTGH, from the coding sequence ATGGTGCGAAAAGGGATGCCCATCAAACAGGGACTGTACGACCCGATGTTCGAGCACGACGCCTGTGGAATCGGGTTTATCGCCAATCTGAAAGGGAAGGCCAGCCACCGGATGGTTCAGGACGGGCTTTCCATTCTCCGGCAGATGGAACACCGCGGCGGTCAAGGGAGCGATCCCGCGACAGGGGATGGGGCCGGGATCATGACCCAGATTCCGCACGATTACTTCCGCAACGTGTGCGCAGAGCTGAACATCCAACTGCCCGCTGCCGGGCGCTATGGCGTCGGCATGCTGTTTCTGCCGCAGGACGATGCGCTTCGCGCGGCTTACGAGCGCAAGCTGGAAGCGATTATCGCGGCGGAAGGGCAAAAGCTGCTCGGCTGGCGTACGGTGCCGACGGACGACAGTCAGCTGGGCAAAACGGCAGCGGCCAGCCGGCCCTTTTTCCGCCAGGTGTTCATTGGCGCCAGCAGCGATCTGCAGGACCAACTGGCCTTTGAACGGAAGCTGTACGTGATCCGCAAACAGATGGAGCAGGCTGCCAAAGACGGCTTCTACGCCGCCTCCCTGTCCAGCCGCACGATCGTCTACAAAGGGCTGTTGACGCCGGAACAGCTGGGCGCGTTTTATCTTGATCTGCGGGAGCCCGCTTACACCTCCGCCTTTGCGGTCGTCCATTCCCGCTTCAGCACCAACACCTTCCCGACGTGGGAGCGGGCGCATCCCAACCGCTATCTGATCCACAACGGGGAGATCAACACGCTGCAAGGCAATATCAACTGGATGCTGGCGCGCGAGAAAATGTTCCAATCCAGCCAGTTTGGCGAAGATTTGCCAAAAGTGCTGCCGGTCATCGACATGGCTGGCAGCGACTCGGCAATCCTGGACAACTGCGTGGAGTTTTTGACCTTGGCCGGCCGCTCGCTGCCGCACGTGGCGATGATGCTGATCCCCGAACCGTGGGATCGCGATGAACAGATGGATGAAACGAAAAAAGCGTTTTACGAATACCACAGCTGTCTGATGGAACCGTGGGACGGGCCGACGGCGATCGTCTTCACCGACGGCAGACAGATCGGCGGGATCCTCGACCGCAACGGGCTGCGTCCGGCGCGCTACTACGTAACGTCGGATGACACGATCGTCTTCGCTTCGGAAGTGGGCGTCCTGGACATTCCGGCGGACAAGATCGTGCACAAAGGACGGCTCAGTCCCGGCCGGATGCTGCTGGTCGATCTGGAAGCGGGCCGCATCGTGTCCGACGAGGAGGTCAAACAGCAGATTGCCAGCGAACAGCCGTACCGTCAGTGGGTCGCGGAAAACCTGCTGAGCCTCGCGCAGCTTCCGGACGCAAATCGCACGAGCGAGGAACTGGCCGGGGAGGAGCTCGTCCGGAGGCAGAAGGCGTTCGGCTACACGCAGGAGGAACTGAACAAAATCCTCACCCCGATGGTGACGGAGCGCAAGGACCCGATCGGTTCGATGGGCGTGGACACGCCCTTGGCCGTGCTCTCCGACCGTCCGCAGCTGCTGTACAACTACTTTAAACAGTCCTTCGCCCAGGTGACCAATCCGCCGATTGACGCGCTGCGCGAGGCCTGTGTGACCTCCACCGTGACGATGCTCGGCGCGGAAGGCAATCTGCTGGCAGCGGACGCCCGCAGCTGCCGGCGCATCAAACTGGACGCGCCGCTGTTGACCGACCAAGAACTGGCCCGCCTTGCGCACAATCCGTATCCGGAGTTTCGCGCCAAAACGCTGCCGATCCTGTTCGCTGCCGATGGCGGGGACAACGCGCTGGAGGAGGCGCTGGAACAGTTGTTTACAGCGGCGGATCAGGCGATCGCCGAGGGGTACAGCTTGCTGATCCTCTCCGATCGCGGGATGAATGAAAAGCTGGCGGCCATTCCCGCCCTGCTGGCGGTAAGCGGTCTCCACCATCACTTGGTGCGCTCCGGCACGCGGACGAAAACCAGCCTGATCCTGGAGTCGGGCGAGCCGCGCGATGTTCATCAGTTCGCCATGTTGATCGGATACGGCGCGGATGCGATCAATCCGTACCTGGCGCTGGCCACGCTCAAGCAGCTGATCGCGGAGGGGAGCATCCGCGATCTCTCCCCTGCGGAAGCGGCAGCGATCTACCTGCGCACCGCTGTCGAGGGCGTCGTCAAAGTGATGTCCAAGATGGGCATTTCCACCGTGCAAAGTTACCGCGGCGCGCAAATCTTTGAAGCGCTCGGCATCGACCAAGCGGTGATTGACCGCTACTTCAGCCGCACCCCTTCGCAAATCGGCGGGATCAAGCTGGACGTGATCGGCCAAGAGACGCTGATGCGGCACAGCCAAGCGTACGCTCCCGAGCATCAAGGGGAGGGGCTGGAGCCCGGCAGCGAGTTTCAGTTCCGCCGCGACGGCGAATATCACCTGTTTAACCCGAAGACCGTGCACGCCCTGCAAAAAGCATGTCGGCAAGGCGATTACGAACAGTATAAAGTCTATTCCGAGCAGGTGAACGAACAGCACATGACGCTGCTGCGCCATTTGCTCGACTTCAAGCCGGACCGCCCGCCGGTGCCGCTCAGCGAGGTCGAGTCGGTGGATTCCATCGTCCGCCGCTTCAAAACCGGCGCGATGTCCTACGGCTCGCTCAGCAAAGAAGCGCACGAAACGCTGGCGATCGCGATGAACCGGCTCGGCGGCAAAAGCAACAGCGGCGAAGGAGGAGAGGACCCGCAGCGCTACATCCCCGACGCCAACGGCGACTCGCGCCGCAGCGCAATCAAGCAGGTGGCCTCCGGCCGCTTCGGCGTCACCAGCCATTACCTGGTCAACGCCAACGAGCTGCAGATCAAGATGGCACAGGGGGCGAAACCGGGCGAAGGCGGGCAGCTGCCGGGCAACAAGGTCTACCCGTGGATTGCCGAAGTGCGCGGTTCCACGCCCGGTGTGGGGCTGATTTCGCCGCCGCCGCACCACGACATCTACTCGATTGAAGACCTTGCGCAGCTGATCTACGACTTGAAGAATGCCAATCCGCGCGCCCGCATCAGCGTCAAGCTGGTGGCCAAAGCGGGTGTGGGGACGATTGCCGCCGGTGTCGCCAAAGGGCTGGCCGACGTGATTGTGATCAGCGGTCACGATGGCGGAACGGGCGCCTCGCCGAAAAGCAGCATCAAGCACGCCGGCATGCCGTGGGAGCTGGGATTGGCGGAAACCCATCAAACACTGGTCTTGAACCAGCTCCGCGACCGCGTCGTGCTGGAGACGGACGGCAAGCTGCTGACGGGACGGGACGTCGTGATCGCCGCCCTGCTCGGCGCGGAAGAATTCGGCTTTGCCACGGCACCGCTGGTCTCCATCGGCTGCGTCATGGCTCGCGTCTGTCACCAGGACACCTGCCCGGTCGGGGTGGCCACGCAAAATCCGGAGCTGCGCAAAAAATTTAAAGGCGACCCGCAGCACGCGGTGAACTTTATGCGCTTCGTCGCCCGCGAAGTGCGCGAGATCATGGCACAGCTCGGCTTCCGCACGATCGACGAAATGATCGGGCAAAGCCAGGTGCTGACGATGAGCGAGAAGGCGAAAGCGCACTGGAAAGCGAAATACCTCGATCTGTCGCCGCTGCTGTACCAGCCGGACGTCGGCGATGAAGTGGGCCGGCGCTTTCAGCGGCCGCAGAATCACAAGCTGGCGGAGACGCTGGATCAAACGAAGCTGCTTCCGCTGTGCAAGCCGGCCTTGGAACAGCAGCGCCGGGTAGAGGCGACGCTGCCGATTCGCAACACCAACCGGGCGGTGGGATCGATCTTGGGCAGTGAAGTGACCCGCCGGCACGGCGAGCATGGGCTTGCGGAAGATACGATTCAACTGCATTTCCAAGGCTCCGCCGGACAAAGTTTCGGCGCGTTTGTTCCGCGCGGCATCACGCTTCGTTTGGAAGGGGATGCCAATGACTACGTTGGCAAAGGGCTGTCGGGCGGCAAGCTGATCATTTATCCGTCCGCCGGCAGCCGCTACGCCCCGGAACAGAACATGATCATCGGGAACGTCGCTTTTTACGGGGCGACTGCCGGAGAAGCCTACATTCACGGCAAGGCGGGAGAACGTTTTTGTGTGCGCAACAGCGGCGTGACGGCGGTCGTGGAAGGCGTGGGCGACCACGGCTGCGAATACATGACGGGGGGGCGTGTCGTGATCCTCGGCCCGGTGGGCAAAAACTTCGCCGCCGGGATGTCGGGAGGTACCGCCTACGTTCTCGTCGAAGACAAGGAGCACTTCGCCCGCATGTGCAACCAGGAGATGGTGCTGCTGGAAGCGCTGGCCGAGCAGCGGGAGATCGCCGAAGTGAAGCAGCTGATCGAAGCGCACGTCCGCTATACGGGAAGCCGGCACGCGCAAAAGCTGCTCGCGGAATGGGAGCAGACGGTCGGCAAATTCGTCAAAGTCATCCCCAAAGATTACAAGTACATCATCAACACGATCAGCGAGTTGGAACAGAAGGGAATCGAACGGCAGGAAGCGATTTGGCTCGCCTTTGCCGAGAACCAAAAGAAACACGCCGCCAAACAAACCAAGCAAAAGGCGGCCGATCAGCTGCTCGCCACCACCACCGGTCATTAA
- a CDS encoding acyl-CoA synthetase, protein MLDEVQRARRNTLGDLLQRSRKRYPHKLALRFLEEALTYEQFDTVVNQAAQALLSHGLRKGQRAAVLSRNSLDFAILTFALAKAGVIMVPINYMLSADDVAFILGHAEVSACFVSPEFLPTAERAISKSGCSLQLQSLISRPAPQQGAWRPFREWIQQADTHAPDVALDDDDVVNILYTSGTESTPKGVMLTHKSVISEYVSTIIDGGMSEEDVAVHALPLYHSAQLHCFLGPYIYLGASGIILEQAAPELILQTVEQFRATQLFCPPTVWIALLRSPEFAARDLSSLQKCYYGAAIMPVEILKELNARLPQAQFYNFYGQTEVAPLATVLKPADQLRKAGSAGKPSLNVETRIVDESGREVPPGTVGEIVHRTSHAMLGYYRDEAKTREAFQGGWFHSGDLGVMDEEGYITIVDRKKDMIKSGGENVASREVEEVIYQHPKVSEAAVIGVPHPYWIEAVTAVVVPKPGESLTADEIVAFCKERLASFKAPKYAVITDQLPRNPSGKILKRELRERYAALTSQSSG, encoded by the coding sequence ATGCTTGATGAGGTACAGCGGGCACGGCGGAACACGCTGGGCGATCTCCTGCAGCGCAGCAGGAAGCGCTATCCGCACAAGCTCGCCCTGCGTTTTCTGGAGGAGGCGCTGACGTACGAGCAGTTTGACACGGTGGTGAACCAGGCTGCACAGGCGCTGTTGTCGCACGGTTTGCGGAAAGGACAGCGGGCGGCGGTATTGTCCCGCAATTCGCTCGATTTCGCCATCTTGACCTTCGCCTTGGCCAAGGCGGGCGTGATCATGGTCCCGATCAATTACATGCTGTCTGCGGATGATGTCGCGTTTATTCTCGGACATGCCGAAGTCAGCGCCTGCTTTGTCTCCCCCGAGTTTTTGCCGACGGCAGAGCGGGCGATCAGCAAATCCGGCTGCTCGTTGCAGCTGCAGTCGCTGATCTCCCGCCCTGCTCCGCAGCAGGGGGCGTGGCGGCCGTTTCGCGAGTGGATCCAACAAGCCGACACGCACGCCCCCGATGTCGCGCTGGACGATGACGATGTGGTCAACATCCTCTACACCAGCGGCACGGAGTCGACCCCAAAAGGCGTCATGCTCACCCACAAAAGCGTCATTTCCGAATACGTCAGCACGATTATCGACGGAGGGATGAGCGAAGAGGACGTCGCCGTGCACGCGCTGCCGTTGTATCACAGTGCGCAGCTCCATTGTTTTCTCGGTCCGTACATCTATCTGGGGGCGAGCGGGATCATCCTCGAGCAGGCTGCGCCCGAGCTGATCCTCCAGACCGTGGAACAGTTCCGCGCGACCCAGCTGTTTTGTCCCCCGACCGTCTGGATTGCCCTGCTCCGCTCGCCGGAATTTGCCGCCCGCGATCTGTCCTCCTTGCAAAAATGTTACTACGGAGCGGCGATCATGCCGGTCGAGATACTGAAAGAGCTGAATGCGCGTCTGCCGCAGGCCCAGTTTTACAACTTCTACGGGCAGACGGAAGTGGCGCCGCTGGCGACGGTGCTCAAACCGGCGGACCAACTGCGGAAAGCGGGATCGGCGGGCAAACCGTCGCTCAATGTGGAGACGCGAATCGTCGATGAAAGCGGCAGGGAAGTGCCGCCCGGAACCGTTGGCGAGATCGTGCACCGGACCAGCCATGCGATGCTCGGCTACTACCGGGACGAGGCGAAGACGCGGGAAGCTTTTCAGGGCGGCTGGTTTCACAGCGGCGACCTCGGCGTGATGGACGAAGAAGGGTACATCACCATCGTCGACCGCAAAAAAGACATGATCAAATCGGGCGGCGAAAATGTCGCCAGCCGGGAGGTGGAGGAGGTGATCTATCAGCATCCGAAAGTATCGGAGGCAGCTGTGATCGGGGTCCCTCATCCCTACTGGATCGAGGCGGTGACGGCGGTTGTCGTGCCCAAGCCGGGGGAATCCTTGACCGCCGACGAGATTGTGGCTTTCTGCAAAGAGCGGCTCGCCTCGTTTAAAGCTCCGAAATACGCGGTCATCACCGACCAGCTCCCGCGCAATCCGAGCGGGAAGATCCTGAAGCGGGAGCTGCGGGAACGCTATGCGGCCTTGACCAGTCAATCGAGCGGATAG
- a CDS encoding carboxymuconolactone decarboxylase family protein has product MSRISMVDIASATDDVKQAADDHQQNHGRITNMKRTLLHAVPAFQAYMEWYTLRDEIEPFIGKRGVYVFSHAISTQNDCLICSTFFRRLLIEDGEDPDRLELSEKERVLVDFGRQLAKDANQVSDELFSRLQAFFDERQIVLLTAFAGLMIATNLFNNALRIPLDDYLENYRAK; this is encoded by the coding sequence GTGAGCCGGATCAGCATGGTGGACATCGCTTCCGCCACCGATGATGTGAAGCAGGCCGCTGATGATCATCAGCAAAACCACGGGCGGATTACCAACATGAAACGCACTCTCCTGCACGCTGTGCCCGCCTTTCAGGCTTACATGGAATGGTACACGCTGCGCGATGAAATCGAACCGTTTATCGGAAAACGCGGGGTATATGTTTTTTCCCATGCCATCTCGACGCAAAACGACTGCTTGATCTGTTCCACGTTTTTCCGGCGGTTGCTGATTGAAGATGGCGAGGATCCCGATCGATTGGAGCTGTCCGAAAAAGAGCGCGTGCTCGTGGATTTCGGCAGGCAGTTGGCAAAAGATGCCAATCAGGTGTCGGATGAACTGTTTTCGCGCCTGCAGGCCTTTTTTGATGAACGGCAAATTGTGCTGTTGACGGCCTTTGCCGGTTTGATGATCGCGACAAACCTGTTCAACAACGCTTTGCGTATCCCGTTGGACGACTATCTGGAAAACTACCGGGCGAAGTAG
- a CDS encoding mycofactocin-coupled SDR family oxidoreductase: protein MGQEFSNRVVFITGAAHGQGRAVALAFAREGAWVAGFDIAKRLSYPAYEFGTPSELQRLKDEVESLGSKCLVFEGDVRDDAAIQAAVSETIRTFGKIDVLFNNAGICAYGYAHELTEEEWDAMIDINLKGAWLVARRIIPQMIKQKSGVIINNSSIAGLRGMNRLSHYAASKWGLVGLTKSWAIELAPHNIRVVSIHPTGVNTPMNDGLAALEGATPQEIAERSAGNLLPVPWIEPEDVADAVLFLASDRAKYVTGSQFVLDAGLLTR from the coding sequence ATGGGACAAGAATTTTCCAACCGCGTGGTGTTTATTACGGGAGCCGCTCACGGCCAAGGCCGGGCGGTTGCTTTAGCTTTCGCCCGTGAGGGAGCGTGGGTGGCGGGATTTGACATTGCCAAACGGCTGAGCTACCCGGCTTATGAATTTGGTACGCCCAGTGAACTGCAGCGTCTCAAGGATGAGGTGGAATCCCTCGGTTCCAAATGCCTTGTTTTTGAAGGCGACGTCAGAGACGATGCGGCCATCCAAGCGGCCGTTTCCGAAACCATCCGGACATTCGGCAAGATCGATGTGCTGTTTAACAATGCGGGGATTTGTGCTTACGGCTATGCCCATGAATTGACGGAAGAAGAATGGGACGCGATGATCGACATCAACCTCAAAGGGGCGTGGCTGGTCGCCCGGCGCATCATTCCGCAGATGATCAAGCAAAAGAGCGGCGTCATCATTAATAATTCTTCGATTGCCGGATTGCGCGGGATGAACAGGCTGTCCCATTATGCCGCTTCGAAGTGGGGGCTGGTCGGTTTGACCAAGTCCTGGGCGATTGAGCTGGCTCCGCACAATATTCGCGTCGTCAGCATCCATCCGACCGGGGTAAATACGCCCATGAACGACGGATTGGCCGCCTTGGAAGGCGCCACTCCGCAAGAAATTGCCGAACGTTCTGCGGGAAATTTGCTGCCTGTTCCCTGGATTGAACCCGAGGACGTGGCCGATGCCGTGTTGTTTTTAGCCAGTGACCGGGCCAAATACGTGACCGGTTCGCAGTTTGTCCTGGATGCAGGACTGTTGACCAGATAA
- a CDS encoding transporter substrate-binding domain-containing protein, with product MKFVASYIKTISLLLAVLLVAALAGCGSQSAQTGAPADGGSASGTSASSASTAGGATAGGTEVKKIGVGTMGTYYPFSYVDEKGNVTGFDLEVLREVQKRVEGIEFEFKPTPWDSMFLGLEAGKYQVVANQITKNPEREEKYLFTDNSYFTCQSVIIVKKGRKDIATLDDLQGLTVGSAVGDSFTKILEDYNKEHNNAIQIKYYDGTDPTTILQDVAAGRIDAYLNDPIMASETAKKLGLDVEIVEKPVEAVPAYFVFRKDEEGQALKEKVDEALAAMIQDGTLSKMSIEWFGKDYTKVAQ from the coding sequence ATGAAGTTTGTTGCTTCGTACATAAAGACCATTTCTTTGCTGCTGGCCGTGCTGCTTGTGGCGGCGCTGGCGGGATGCGGTTCGCAATCCGCTCAGACCGGCGCACCGGCGGACGGTGGTTCCGCAAGCGGTACCTCTGCAAGCAGTGCGTCTACGGCCGGCGGGGCTACAGCCGGTGGAACGGAAGTCAAGAAAATCGGCGTCGGTACGATGGGGACGTATTATCCGTTTTCCTATGTGGACGAGAAGGGCAATGTGACCGGCTTTGACTTGGAAGTCTTGCGGGAAGTGCAAAAACGGGTGGAAGGCATCGAGTTTGAATTTAAGCCGACTCCCTGGGACAGCATGTTTTTGGGATTGGAAGCAGGCAAATACCAGGTCGTGGCCAATCAGATCACCAAAAATCCGGAACGGGAAGAGAAGTATTTGTTTACCGACAACAGTTATTTTACCTGCCAATCTGTGATCATCGTGAAAAAAGGCAGAAAAGACATCGCAACGTTGGACGACCTGCAGGGATTGACGGTCGGTTCTGCGGTTGGCGATTCGTTCACCAAAATCCTGGAGGATTACAACAAAGAGCATAACAATGCGATCCAGATCAAGTATTACGACGGAACGGATCCGACCACCATTCTGCAAGATGTGGCGGCCGGCAGAATTGACGCTTACCTGAACGATCCGATTATGGCTTCGGAAACAGCCAAGAAGTTGGGGCTTGACGTGGAAATCGTGGAAAAACCTGTAGAAGCGGTTCCGGCTTATTTCGTCTTCCGCAAAGATGAAGAAGGACAAGCCCTCAAGGAAAAAGTGGACGAAGCATTGGCGGCGATGATTCAGGACGGCACCCTGTCCAAGATGTCGATTGAGTGGTTCGGCAAAGATTACACGAAAGTCGCTCAATAG
- a CDS encoding amino acid ABC transporter permease, translating to MGELFDFGFMVESFPEIVKYLPVTLGIAVISMVFGLFLGFLTALVRYYQIPVVDRLAVVYVSFIRGTPLLVQIYLAYYGIPKFLQVLNEANGWNLNVDSIPALYFVYLTCSVNVGAYLSESIRSALLSVDKGQIEAAYAMGMTSFQAMRRIILPQALVVAFPNFGNLFISLVKDTSLAFIISVVEIMGAAKIVGARGLRFFEVYIVAALLYWFVCILIERLTLLAERRLRRYEREIVP from the coding sequence ATGGGGGAACTTTTCGACTTTGGATTTATGGTAGAGTCGTTTCCGGAAATTGTGAAGTACCTTCCGGTCACGCTGGGGATTGCTGTCATTTCCATGGTTTTCGGCCTGTTTCTCGGGTTTTTGACCGCGTTGGTCCGGTACTACCAGATCCCGGTAGTGGACCGCTTGGCCGTCGTCTATGTTTCCTTTATCCGCGGCACGCCGCTGTTGGTTCAGATCTACCTGGCGTATTATGGCATCCCCAAGTTTTTACAGGTTTTGAATGAAGCAAACGGCTGGAATCTGAACGTTGACAGCATCCCCGCCTTGTATTTTGTCTATTTAACCTGCTCCGTCAACGTAGGAGCTTACCTTTCCGAATCGATCCGGTCGGCTCTCCTGTCCGTAGATAAAGGGCAAATTGAAGCGGCCTACGCCATGGGAATGACCTCCTTTCAGGCGATGCGGCGAATTATTCTGCCGCAGGCGTTGGTCGTCGCTTTTCCGAATTTTGGGAACCTGTTTATCAGCCTCGTGAAAGACACCTCTTTGGCGTTCATCATTTCCGTCGTGGAGATTATGGGTGCGGCAAAAATCGTCGGTGCGAGAGGCTTGCGGTTTTTCGAGGTTTACATTGTCGCCGCCCTGCTTTATTGGTTCGTCTGCATTCTCATCGAGAGATTGACGCTGCTTGCGGAGAGACGGTTGCGGCGCTATGAAAGGGAGATCGTTCCATGA